The Flavobacteriales bacterium genome segment GCGATAAAGGCAAAGTTAGTATTTGGACCGAAGGGACTAAATGATCTGTCCATCCTTCATTTCCAATTTACGGTCGGCCATATTGGCCAATTCTTCATTATGTGTTACAATCACGAAGGTCTGATTGAACTTATCACGCAGGTCAAAGAACATCTGATGCAGTTCCTTTGCTGATTGACTGTCGAGGTTTCCGGATGGCTCATCTGCCAGAACAACCGCTGGTTGGTTGACCAATGCGCGCGCCACAGCAACCCGTTGTTGTTCTCCACCAGAAAGCTCAGAAGGCTTGTGGTGTATACGCTCCGCCAAACCCAGAAAACCAAGAAGTTCGGTGGCTTTCATTTCAGCCTCTGCTTGGCTTTTGCCAGCAATGAAGGCTGGAATACAAACGTTTTCCAACGCAGTGAACTCTGGCAACAGATGATGGAACTGAAAGACAAAACCGATGGCGCGATTTCGGAAATCTGACAACTTCTTATCCTTCAGTTTTCCAGCCTCAATTCCTTTTATCGAAAGGGTTCCAGAATCAGGTTTGTCTAACGTGCCGATTATATGAAGTAGCGTTGATTTTCCCGCGCCTGAAGCTCCTACAATGCTTACGATCTCACCTTCGTTTATCTGAAGACTTACGCCTTTCAGAACTTCCAGTTCGCCATATTTTTTTCGGATGTTTTCCGCGATGATCATCACTGCGAAGATATGCGAGATTCTTCCACGTCCTGAATCAACTTTAGTTGGACAAGCTTTCGTAGAACGAGACCATTTTCGATACGATCGTATCCGAGTAAACTTCGGGAATCATATGTCCCAATCCATCAACCCAAAGGGTTTCTGCATTCGGAATCAGTTCGGCTGTTTTCACCCCGTGTTCAAATGGAATGAGAGGATCTGATTTTCCGTGGATAACCAATGTTGGGGTAGAAAGACTTTTCAGTGCGTTGATGCGCGAACCGGAGCGTTCGATGGCTGCCGATTGTTGTCTGCTCGATGATCGGTTGTAACCTTTCCGACTGCGCAGATTGTACAGCGTGGCTTGAGCGATTCGTTCAATATCAAGGTCATATTGCTCGGATGCCGCCAAAATAGTGAGGGTTGCACAACTCATCTTCAAGGCGTCAAGCTCATTATCGCTCAAACCGTAAACCATCATGTTAATGCCTATCTCCTTGAAACAATCCGTTTTCAGCTCTGGAAGTTCAGGATCCATGATCCACGGAGTGGACATCATTGAGGTTAGACTGATTGCTCTTTCGGGATGCTCGATGCAAAGCGTTTGCCCGATCATTCCACCCAGCGAAACGCCACAGATGTGCGCCTTTTCAATTTCAAGCGCGTCCATCACCGCCAGCACATCATCCGACATATCGGAAAGTGAATACGGATGTTCTGGATCGAAATCATCCCAAGCCGACATGCCAACGCCTCGGTTATCCAAGCGGATTACTTGGTAGCCCTTGGCAAGAAGTCCATGGTTGAAAAACGTTGGCCAAGCCAACGCATCAGCCGCAAGTCCCATGATAAGAACAACGGTTCCTCGGATGGAATCTGAAGGCGTTTGAACATCATACCAGATTTTGGTGTCACCGTTGTGAGCGTATCCTTCAATTCCAGTATGCGGTTGAATCGGCAATTTGATCGCAGCTTCCAATCGCTGCTCTTGCTCAGGCGTGAACTTAACGGCCGAAGCGTGAACGTAAATAACCAATGCTGCAATAGCCGTGACTACAAACAGACCGAAAATGAGAATGATTTTCTTAAACATTTAAATCTCTTTGAAGGGTAATTCGGGCTGAAGTAACTGAAAACTCATGCGGTGCCATTCAGTTGGGCCGTGCTTTCGAATGCCTAAACGATGCTCTTTGGTCGGATAGCCTTTGTTCCGATCCCAACCAAAATGAGGATATTGAAGATGCAGTTGGCGCATGATCTCATCCCGATGCGTTTTTGCCAAGATGGAGGCAGCCGCGATGTTCTGGTATTTGCCATCGCCTTTCACAATCGTTTCGTGCGGTATCTTTTTATATGGGATGAATCGGTTCCCGTCCACAATAATGAGTTGAGGTTTGGTTTTCAATTGATCCAATGCGCGATGCATGGCCACAAAACTCCCTTTTAGAATGTTGATCTCATCAATCTCTACGTTGGTCACAATTCCAACCGCCCAGGCCAAGGCCTTTGCTTCAATTTCTGACCGAAGTAATTCCCTCGTTTTTTCGTTGATCTTCTTGCTGTCGTCCAATCCTTCAATCGGATTGTTTGGATCTAGAATGACGGCAGCGGCAACCACTGGTCCGGCCAAGCAACCACGTCCTGCTTCATCGCAGCCAGCTTCTAAAAGTTCAGTTTGAAATGTGTGAATGAGCATTGTTTGACCGCTAAGACGCAAAGGTTGCGCAAAGGACACAAAGAAATCAAAGAAAACTTCGCGCTCTTTGCGAAGTCTCAGCGCCTTTGCGGTTAACCCAAATGTTGCCTTAGAATATCAACAAACGTCCAAACATCTTCAAACGAATTGTAGAGTGGGACAGGAGCCAAGCGAATCACATTCGGTTCGCGGTAATCGGTAATTACGTTTTCATCAAGCAATGCTTGGTGCAGTTTCTTCGCTTCGTTGTCTACAAAAATCGAAATTTGGCAACCGCGCTTTTCGGGGTCTCGTGGCGTGATGATGCGAACATCTTTCGAGTTCAGATCATCCAACAGGAACTCCAAATATCCTGTCAGTTTCAGGCTTTTTTCGCGAAGCTTATCCATGCCAACTTCTGCGTGAATATCCAAAGCCGATTTATGTACCGCCATTCCAAAAACTGGAACGTTGCTCAATTGCCATCCACGCGCGCCTTCAGCAGGAACAAATCCGGGTTGCATTTTGAATCGTGAATCAGGATCGTTGCCCCACCAACCCGCAAAACGATTGAGTTCTGGGTTGTTGCAATGACGCTCGTGCACAAACATTCCCGAAACATTCCCAGGACCGGAATTCAAGTATTTGTAGCTGCACCAACAGGCGAAATCAACATTCCAATCGTGCAGTTGAAGTAGAATATTTCCCGCTCCATGGGCAAGATCAAAACCAACCTGAGCGCCTACTTTATGTCCTGCTTCAGTTATTGTTTTCATATCGAAAACCTGACCAGTATAGTAATTCACACCACCGAACATCACCAAGGCAATTTCATCTCCATTTTCCGAAATCGCGTTCAGAATATCTTCTTCCCGAATCAGGTCTTCGCCTTTTCGTGGGGCAATTTCAATGATGGCATCCTCAGGCTCGTAGCCGTGATGTTTCACCTGACTTTCCAACGCGTATTGATCGCTTGGAAAAGCCTTTGCTTCGCAGATGATCTTGTAGCGTTTCCCTCTCGGGTTGTAGAACGAAACCATCAACAAATGAAGGTTTACCGTCAAGCCGTTCATCACTGTCACTTCTTTCGGAAGTGCTCCAACCAACTTGCTCAATTGCTCTGGGAAAATATCCTGATAACTGAACCAAGGCGTTTTGGCGTGAAAGTGTCCTTCCACCGCAAATTCTGCCCAATCATCCAATTCCTGATTGACGAACTCCTTGGCGGTTTTTGGCTCCAAACCCAAGGAGTTTCCACAGAAATAGGTGGCGGGTTTTCCATTCAATTTTGGATGATGGAAACGATTGCGGTAATCCTTTAACGAATCACTCTCATCCAGTTTTTGCGCAAATGCTTTTGTGTTCTCGAACTGCATACGGCAAATGTCGGTAATTCAATGAATGAACCGAATATGACCCGATAGGGCTATTTGTTCAAATTATCAGCAAACATATTTTTGGAGTATGGATAATAGGAATGTTTTAACCTTAGCGGCAGCCTGCATGGTCGTTGCCTTGATGTTGTCTGGCTGTTTCAAAGACAAGAATGCCACGGAAGAAGTTTGCGATAACACTTGCCAGTACGCTTACGATGGTCAATGCGATGATGGCGGACCGAATTCTCTTTACAGCCTTTGCGATTGCGGTACAGATTGCGCTGACTGCGGCACAAGAGAAGTTTCCGATAATGATTGTTTGGACGGAAGCTCATCCAGCAGTTCTTCCTCAAGTTCAGGTGGTGGTTTTCAAAACATCGATGGGTATTGGGGAGACCCGACAAATGGAGTTACCTTGAAACTCTGTGGCAATAACCTCTACCGACTGACCATTGTGGAGCAGGCTGGGGGGGCAATTATTTCGGATGATCAAGGAACATGGTCTGTTTCGGGTTCGGTATTGACCTTGGTCGATGGTGCAGGAAATGGTAATTGGCTGTTTACGGTTCAGCAGCTCGACCTTGTAAACGGAATGCTCATTCTGAAAGACGGAACAACCACGTGGAATTGCATGCTTTTTAGCGATGACCCTTGCTTGGGCCTCGGAAGTTCGAGTGGCGGTTCAAGTTCGGGCGGAAGTTCAAGCTCAGGTGGCTCTTCCAGCTCTAGTTCTTCTGGCGGCCCGGTCTTTGGAACTGTAACAGATGATGATGGAAACACTTATCAAACAGTTGTTATTGGCAGTCAAACTTGGATGGCAGAAAACATGAAGACTACTAGAACGCGAAATGGACAGCCAATTCCATCTGGTTTCGGTCATTACACGGCTCCAATGTACCCAAGTGAAAATGATGTGCTTGCTATGACGTGGAAAGATAATAATCCCGCGCTTAAAGACGTTTGGGGTGGGCTCTACAATTTTTACACTGCCAACCTGATCTGTCCTAACGGCTGGCACCTACCAACCGCACAAGATTGGGAGACGTTAGTATCATACTTAGGTTCGGGAGATGCTACACAGCTTGAAAAAGTAGGCGCTTGGCCAATCAGTACCACAAATCAAACAGGATTCTCAGCAGTCCCTAATGGTTACGCTTATAATGATAATGGTTCGTTACACATATATGCGCCTCAGAATTATGCTTCCTGGTGGAGTAGCTATGTCGACCCGTCCTCTGATGCCAATGGATTTTCAGGTTACAATGGCCAGGGTCAGACAACATACAATACTCCAGTTTACTATGCTACATATTTTCGCCTCAATGGAGTTCAAACCGTGTTGGGAAGTCAGGATCCCAAAGGAAGTGGGCATCCTTGCCGTTGTGTAAAAGATTGATTGGGTGAGTAGGATTTTCGTTAGGCTTCTTGCCAACGCCATTCTGATCTGGAGCTTCTCGTGCTTCTATTTTTTCAACCCCTATTACAGTAGTTTGCTGAATGCCGATACCAAGAACACCATCTTGGTATTGGCCATTCTGCTTTCGGTCATCAGTTTGGTGGAAGCGCTGTTTCTAGCGAAGCAGAAAAGGTTGAATTACGGTCTGAAACTATGGCTTTCGCTCAAACAGCTTTGGAAGTCGAGTAGAGCAGCTATTCGAAATCCGAAGGATGGATTTAAAATCAGTGCATCAGCTAAACGAAACCTGCTCTTCGCATTGGTAAAATTCTTCTTCACACCTATCATGATCAAGTTTGCGGTGGGCAATTTCAACGCCATCAAATTCAAGTTGAATTTCTTCGCTTCGCATGAAATGGATTGGTTTTCCATGTCGTTTTTCAACGACCATTTTTACGGGCTCATGCTTGCGCTGCTGTTCTTCATAGATACTGCGTTCTTTGCCTTCGGATATTTGTTTGAAGCGAGTTGGTTGAAGAACAAAATACGTTCTGTTGATACGTCCTTTTTCGGTTGGTTTGTCGCCTTGGCTTGTTATCCGCCATTTACCGATTCATTTGCCAAATGGGCTCCATGGCATACGAACGATCATGCTTGGTTTGGTTCTGCTGAGGTCACTTTTGGAGCAAGAATTCTACTGTTGTTTCTCTTGATAGGTTATGTGGCGGCCACCGTGTCATTGGGCACCAAATGCTCCAATCTTACCAATCGGGGAATTGTGACCAAAGGAGCGTACGCCATTGTTCGGCATCCTGCCTACATCTGCAAAAACCTATTCTGGTGGATCGTACTCATTCCAGCCATTCCGCACACGCCACTAGCCATTTTTGGCATGGCCTTTTGGACAATGCTTTACTTTTTCAGAGCAATTACCGAAGAACGACATCTGATAAAAGATCCGGATTATCAAGCGTATTGCGCTAAAGTAAAGTGGCGTTTTGTGCCAGGGGTGATATGAAAAAAGCCACCCGAAGGTGGCTTTCAATTAGCAATCTGACAGTTCCAGTTTCCGTTAGCCGATTTAGTCTTTTTCCCAAGTTTGTCCCCAAAGGATAATCTCTTCAGTGTCTGAATTAAAAGTGAAGGATTCTGGTGCTCGTTGAAATAATGCATCCTGAAGTTCGCTACAAATCAGAACGGAGTTTTCGTTGCGCCATGTGATATTCACTCGTTCGTTTTCTTCGTCAATTTCCCAAAAAAAGCGCATTGAATTTGTACAGGGTGTTCCGCCCATCTCGCAATCGCGGTAGATTATGATTAGTCCAGTTCCACCGTTGCTGAAAGTTAAGCTTGATCGCTGCCCTACTGGTTCAAAAGCGGAGCAATGATTTACGATTTCCCAATCGCCTCCACTATCCATAAAAAGTTCTTCAAGGTCAACTTGGTTTTTCAAGCAGCTGCTTAGCGAACTGATTACTGCAAGTAGCGCAACTGTATAGAAGGTTGATTTAAGTTTCTTCATGATCATTGGTTAAAAGTTATAGCTAAACGTTAATCCATAACCAGCTTGACTGTTTACGGCAGCACCGCTGTAGCTATGAATGTTCATAATTGATGGAGATAGAGACGCATTTCCATTTGCCAACTGGTTCGCACGTTTCTTGTATTTGGCAGAGCTGCCCATAATGGCCGAGCCTGCAACCAACATGGCCAGACCGCCAACACTAAGAAGTGCCCCTCCGATTCGTAAAGGGTCTCCATCAAGTCCTGCATTCTCAAATTGATTTGCACGCGCAAACAGAATTATGCCTGGAATAATCATGACTCCTCCCACACCCAACAGAACCCCACCTTTTACCAGTTTTTTCTTGTAAAGGCGCATG includes the following:
- a CDS encoding fibrobacter succinogenes major paralogous domain-containing protein; its protein translation is MDNRNVLTLAAACMVVALMLSGCFKDKNATEEVCDNTCQYAYDGQCDDGGPNSLYSLCDCGTDCADCGTREVSDNDCLDGSSSSSSSSSSGGGFQNIDGYWGDPTNGVTLKLCGNNLYRLTIVEQAGGAIISDDQGTWSVSGSVLTLVDGAGNGNWLFTVQQLDLVNGMLILKDGTTTWNCMLFSDDPCLGLGSSSGGSSSGGSSSSGGSSSSSSSGGPVFGTVTDDDGNTYQTVVIGSQTWMAENMKTTRTRNGQPIPSGFGHYTAPMYPSENDVLAMTWKDNNPALKDVWGGLYNFYTANLICPNGWHLPTAQDWETLVSYLGSGDATQLEKVGAWPISTTNQTGFSAVPNGYAYNDNGSLHIYAPQNYASWWSSYVDPSSDANGFSGYNGQGQTTYNTPVYYATYFRLNGVQTVLGSQDPKGSGHPCRCVKD
- a CDS encoding alpha/beta hydrolase, with product MFKKIILIFGLFVVTAIAALVIYVHASAVKFTPEQEQRLEAAIKLPIQPHTGIEGYAHNGDTKIWYDVQTPSDSIRGTVVLIMGLAADALAWPTFFNHGLLAKGYQVIRLDNRGVGMSAWDDFDPEHPYSLSDMSDDVLAVMDALEIEKAHICGVSLGGMIGQTLCIEHPERAISLTSMMSTPWIMDPELPELKTDCFKEIGINMMVYGLSDNELDALKMSCATLTILAASEQYDLDIERIAQATLYNLRSRKGYNRSSSRQQSAAIERSGSRINALKSLSTPTLVIHGKSDPLIPFEHGVKTAELIPNAETLWVDGLGHMIPEVYSDTIVSKMVSFYESLSN
- a CDS encoding ABC transporter ATP-binding protein, which produces MIIAENIRKKYGELEVLKGVSLQINEGEIVSIVGASGAGKSTLLHIIGTLDKPDSGTLSIKGIEAGKLKDKKLSDFRNRAIGFVFQFHHLLPEFTALENVCIPAFIAGKSQAEAEMKATELLGFLGLAERIHHKPSELSGGEQQRVAVARALVNQPAVVLADEPSGNLDSQSAKELHQMFFDLRDKFNQTFVIVTHNEELANMADRKLEMKDGQII
- the kynU gene encoding kynureninase — its product is MQFENTKAFAQKLDESDSLKDYRNRFHHPKLNGKPATYFCGNSLGLEPKTAKEFVNQELDDWAEFAVEGHFHAKTPWFSYQDIFPEQLSKLVGALPKEVTVMNGLTVNLHLLMVSFYNPRGKRYKIICEAKAFPSDQYALESQVKHHGYEPEDAIIEIAPRKGEDLIREEDILNAISENGDEIALVMFGGVNYYTGQVFDMKTITEAGHKVGAQVGFDLAHGAGNILLQLHDWNVDFACWCSYKYLNSGPGNVSGMFVHERHCNNPELNRFAGWWGNDPDSRFKMQPGFVPAEGARGWQLSNVPVFGMAVHKSALDIHAEVGMDKLREKSLKLTGYLEFLLDDLNSKDVRIITPRDPEKRGCQISIFVDNEAKKLHQALLDENVITDYREPNVIRLAPVPLYNSFEDVWTFVDILRQHLG
- a CDS encoding ribonuclease HII, with product MLIHTFQTELLEAGCDEAGRGCLAGPVVAAAVILDPNNPIEGLDDSKKINEKTRELLRSEIEAKALAWAVGIVTNVEIDEINILKGSFVAMHRALDQLKTKPQLIIVDGNRFIPYKKIPHETIVKGDGKYQNIAAASILAKTHRDEIMRQLHLQYPHFGWDRNKGYPTKEHRLGIRKHGPTEWHRMSFQLLQPELPFKEI
- a CDS encoding DUF1295 domain-containing protein gives rise to the protein MSRIFVRLLANAILIWSFSCFYFFNPYYSSLLNADTKNTILVLAILLSVISLVEALFLAKQKRLNYGLKLWLSLKQLWKSSRAAIRNPKDGFKISASAKRNLLFALVKFFFTPIMIKFAVGNFNAIKFKLNFFASHEMDWFSMSFFNDHFYGLMLALLFFIDTAFFAFGYLFEASWLKNKIRSVDTSFFGWFVALACYPPFTDSFAKWAPWHTNDHAWFGSAEVTFGARILLLFLLIGYVAATVSLGTKCSNLTNRGIVTKGAYAIVRHPAYICKNLFWWIVLIPAIPHTPLAIFGMAFWTMLYFFRAITEERHLIKDPDYQAYCAKVKWRFVPGVI